From a single Brassica oleracea var. oleracea cultivar TO1000 chromosome C5, BOL, whole genome shotgun sequence genomic region:
- the LOC106343318 gene encoding ABC transporter G family member 14 — protein MPQNCIAPRPEESGSGEAMVQGLTDMSETQSKSVQGLQLSMYPITLKFEEVVYKVKIEQTGQCLGSWSCKEKTILNGITGMVCPGEILAMLGPSGSGKTTLLSALGGRLSKTFSGKVMYNGQPFSGCIKRRTGFVAQDDILYPHLTVWETLFFTALLRLPSSLTRDEKAEHVDRVITELGLTRCTNSMIGGPLFRGISGGEKKRVSIGQEMLINPSLLLLDEPTSGLDSTTAHRIVTTIKRLASGGRTVVTTIHQPSSRIYHMFDKVVLLSEGSPIYYGPASSAMEYFSSVGFSTTMTVNPADLLLDLANGIPPDSQKETSEQEQKTVKETLVSAYEKNISTKLKAELCNADSHSYEYTKAAAKSIKSEQWCTTWWYQFTVLLQRGVRERRFESFNKLRIFQVISVAFLGGLLWWHTPKSHLQDRTALLFFFSVFWGFYPLYNAVFTFPQEKRMLIKERSSGMYRLSSYFMARNIGDLPLELALPTAFVFIIYWMGGLKPDPTTFILSLLVVLYSVLVAQGLGLAFGALLMNIKQATTLASVTTLVFLIAGGYYVQQIPPFIVWLKYLSYSYYCYKLLLGIQYTDEDYYECSEGVWCRVGDFPGIKAMGLNNLWIDVLVMGVMLVGYRLMAYMALHRVKLR, from the exons ATGCCACAGAACTGCATAGCACCAAGGCCTGAAGAAAGTGGCAGTGGCGAAGCCATGGTACAAGGTTTGACAGATATGTCAGAAACACAGAGCAAGTCTGTACAAGGTCTCCAGCTGTCCATGTACCCCATAACTCTCAAG TTTGAGGAGGTTGTGTACAAGGTTAAGATAGAGCAGACAGGTCAGTGTTTAGGATCATGGAGCTGCAAAGAGAAGACAATTCTGAACGGGATAACGGGTATGGTTTGTCCAGGAGAGATTCTAGCTATGTTAGGTCCATCAGGCAGTGGCAAAACCACTCTTCTCTCAGCTCTCGGGGGCCGCCTCTCCAAAACATTCTCGGGGAAAGTCATGTACAACGGCCAGCCTTTCTCTGGCTGCATCAAGCGGAGAACAGGGTTTGTTGCTCAGGATGATATCCTCTACCCTCACCTCACGGTTTGGGAGACTCTCTTCTTTACTGCGCTTCTACGGCTACCAAGCAGTTTGACAAGAGACGAGAAGGCGGAGCATGTGGACCGAGTTATCACTGAACTCGGATTGACTCGGTGTACTAACAGCATGATAGGAGGACCACTGTTCAGAGGAATATCAGGAGGGGAGAAAAAAAGAGTTAGCATTGGTCAAGAAATGCTGATCAATCCTAGCTTGCTCCTTCTTGATGAACCAACTTCAGGTCTTGACTCGACCACTGCTCATCGCATCGTGACCACAATTAAACGGCTGGCTTCTGGGGGAAGGACAGTAGTCACCACAATTCATCAGCCATCAAGCCGCATATACCATATGTTTGACAAGGTGGTTTTGCTGTCTGAAGGTAGTCCTATTTATTATGGTCCTGCATCTTCCGCTATGGAATATTTTAGCTCTGTTGGATTCTCTACTACCATGACAGTTAACCCAGCTGACCTTTTACTTGACCTTGCAAACG GAATACCACCTGATTCTCAAAAGGAGACATCAGAACAAGAACAGAAGACAGTAAAAGAAACTCTTGTTTCAGCTTATGAGAAGAACATATCTACTAAACTGAAAGCTGAACTCTGCAATGCAGATTCTCATAGCTATGAGTACACCAAAGCTGCTG CAAAAAGTATCAAGTCAGAACAGTGGTGCACAACTTGGTGGTACCAGTTCACTGTATTGCTCCAAAGAGGGGTCAGAGAGAGGAGATTTGAATCTTTCAACAAGCTAAGGATTTTCCAAGTCATCAGCGTGGCTTTCCTTGGTGGACTTCTATGGTGGCATACTCCAAAATCTCACCTACAAGATAGA ACTGCCTTGCTCTTTTTCTTCTCAGTCTTCTGGGGATTCTACCCACTATACAACGCGGTTTTCACATTTCCCCAGGAGAAGAGAATGCTAATCAAGGAGCGGTCTTCCGGAATGTACCGTCTTTCCTCCTATTTCATGGCTAGAAACATTGGAGACCTACCCTTGGAACTCGCCCTTCCAACTGCTTTTGTGTTCATAATTTACTGGATGGGTGGGCTCAAACCTGACCCCACTACATTTATCCTCTCACTACTGGTTGTTCTCTACTCCGTCCTTGTTGCTCAAGGTCTTGGCTTAGCGTTCGGTGCTCTCCTTATGAACATCAAGCAAGCCACAACGTTGGCATCTGTTACAACACTTGTGTTTCTCATAGCTGGAGGGTATTACGTGCAGCAAATCCCTCCTTTCATCGTATGGCTCAAGTACCTAAGCTATAGCTACTACTGTTACAAGCTGCTTTTGGGTATTCAATACACTGATGAAGACTACTACGAGTGCTCAGAAGGGGTCTGGTGCAGAGTTGGAGACTTCCCAGGAATCAAAGCCATGGGACTGAACAATTTATGGATAGACGTGCTTGTTATGGGTGTTATGCTGGTGGGTTATCGACTCATGGCATACATGGCACTGCATCGAGTGAAGTTGAGGTAA